The window CGCTGAAGGGGGAGAACCCTCTTCGTGCTGCGGGCGGTGCCGGTACCGGCCGACACAAGTGTCCCCACAGACGGGTGACACGGCTCCCGGCGCGGCTGCAAGGTCTCAGCGTGAAGCTACAAGTAGCAGATCGCTGTGTGGGGGGGATTTGTATTGCAGCGAAGATGCCGCTTGTGCGTTCATTGCTGGCTGCGCTGATTCAAGCAAAGGGAATattttttttggggaaaaaaactgcaAGTGTCGATTTAGTGCAGTGTCGCTGCAGCGGGGGAGCAAACTAAAGTCGAGCCCCCGTGAGCCGAGTttgagtgtggtggtggtggggggggtcgAGGGTCCCGTTTTTCCCAAATTCAAGGAGCTTTATTGTCAATGGCCGACGGATTACAGTGTGGCTGAAACGGAAACAATTCGcagaacatttacagtacaaaaaaaccACCTTCCTGCCCATTTACGGCCATCACATGCAACGTTATAGGGACAGGGACAGGCTCAGTTATTGATCTACTCCGACTACACGCTGTTTGTTACGAAAATAATCAAAATCGTCACTATATTTCTGCAGAAATGTCTCAATTTCCTGTAGAAGGTCCCACCTAGTTTTTCGTCTTTTGTCTTACACGCCGATGAATTCTTAACATGCAGTGTTACAGCAACATGTTTGGGGCTTGTTGGAAGTTTTATGAGGACGGTTCGAAACAGCCAGATCACAGCGCGGCTCCGAGGCAGGAGTGAGCTGCTCTCACACCCGGGCTGTTCCGTGTCAGTTCTCTCAAACCTACTGTCCGTCATTACCAAGAATGTAAGGTTTACAGAAGGACACAGTCCCTTTATCTTCCCTTCTTATCGTAGGTAAAACATGATAGAATTGCTAAGCTAActggttaaaattaaaaaagcgaACCACAGAGAGCGGGGCGCGTTTGTAAcgatgaaaaaagacatttcatagcCAGcgactactgctgcatgctgtattgttgtgcatttgataaataaactttgataacCCTTGCCGGACGCCGGCCGGCCTGTGGCACCAGAGACGAGCCACAGATCCAAGATGGCGGACCAGGCGGTCTCAGTTGCGCCCTTTTTATGACCCGGGCGACAGACCCAGGACGGCTCTGCCTTGCTGGGCGCTCTGCACTCTGCCCATGCTGTGTTCTGTACCACAAACCCATTGCACGGTGGGGTGGCCGCTGCGGCTTCAACCTGCGGGCTTGGGACACCCCCGCTGCCCCCCCAAGTGTCATCTTATCTTCGAGGCGCTCAGAGCATGGACGTGCACCGATTTCACTTCGCTCGGTGATCCCAGGCGCAACCTAGACTCCGCGGGCAGTGGCTGGAGACGTCATCCGTCCTCAAGTGACCGAGCCGCTTAAACCAAGTCCCTCTAATTTCAATGCACCATTGTTCCGCTCCCCGGCTCCTCGGTGACTCGCGGCTGTCCAGCGTGTTCCTCGCTTTGTTTGACAAAGCGTCCTCAGACCGTCCGCTGAGCTCAAGAGAACACATTAtgtaaccaaaaaaaaaaagaaaggtccGCGTTGAGGAAAGACGACACTCTGTGGGAGGCTGGGGGCGAGGGATGTGCCCCCGGCCAGCGGACAGTCTGGAGAGAGGGGCAGCTCATTGTTCACGTCTATCACAATTCGCTGACCGCACCGTGATCCCGGGTGTCCGGCCGAGCGCGCCGCTGCAGATCCCTCTCAGGGCGGCGAGAAAGCAAAGCCTCCGCCGGCGATATCAGAGCCACGCCGCTAACGAGCCCCAGGCGCCCGGGGGAGGTTGGAAACTCGCAGGATCTCTTCTGTTCCCCGCTCCGATCGTGGACAAGGGTTTGACTAATGAGGACAATTAATTACAGTACGGGGCGAGATTTTGAAGCGTCACCATTGAGCTCGTTCTAACCCCTGTGTATTAAGGTATTAAGCGATGTAACTGTTCAGAGGTCTATTATCACCCTTCATTGCCAGGATGTGGTCAAAGAATGCTGCAGGTACTTAGCCTTGGTCTAGATCAGCCAGATAACGGGGTGGTGCAAGGTGATTCTGTAACCCGACTGAGGTACATCCATTCCATACTTGCACACACTGCAGTGGGAGCTGGTGAGTACACCAGGCACTGTAACGGACCAGGATTTCTGATGCCCCTGCACATGCCGAAGTCTGAATCTATTTCCCAGAGCCCTTACGAAACAGACAAGTGCAGTTTTTAACGGGTTAAACAGGCAGGAAAACTATTGCATCTGCTAAATAAACATACTCCGAAACTGAATGTTAGTTCAGTTCTTTTCTCACTTTTCagttcttttttcacttttctcacatGATGATTCTAAACCATGGGGGGCATTTGTCGAAACAATCCATATTACACTTTTGTcattacaacaacaacaacaaaacaagtcATCTGGTGACTCAAAACACATCACCAGGTTCAAGAAAGCAAGTAAAAAAAAGGTTCCTTCAACGCCAAGTGCCGGTTACAAACACAAACAGTTTCCCTTTGTCGAAGCAGAAACTCGAAACAGCTGCGGGAACATGCTGAGGTTGTTTTTcaccaaaaaaaatctgtcAAGGGGCGTTTCACGGCACACAGTGGAGCACAAGTGCGCTGAATGGTAAAACCTTCCCCTCGGGGTGAAAAGGCCGCACAGGGGTTCATCCTGGGACTCCGAGAGACCCCACCCCCGAACGGCGTCTGCCAGAGCCACAGCCAAGGAAGAATAAAGTAAAACCTGTGAAGGGTAAGAAAGAACGAGAGGAATTTGTCCTTCAGCTGCAGCAGTGAGCCAGCACTACATACGCCCTGACCTGTGAGAGCAGGAGACAAAGTCTGACAGATCGCAGAAGGGACCTGAACGGGTtgggaaatttttttttttaaagtgaataatcctgagctctgctgtgccACCTCAGCTCACCGGGGTTGGATTGAACTGGTCTCCAGGTGTGATAACGATTGTTTACTGCCCACTCTGGGCTCCCGCCTGAGCTTTATCATTCCCGAGCTGGCAGAACACTTGAGCAAAGCTGCTGTGTTGTGGAGTTTATCCCTGGACGTTAGCAGTAAAGAAAGGGGAGTGTAAGAGGCTCTACGGGCTGAATCGTCTCATTAACCAGCCTAGTGGAGGACCGGTACCAGAGTGGTTAATTGCCATACGTACACGGACACTGCAGTCCTTAATCGCGCTGGTCTCTCGGGACACATGCactacaacagacaacaccacacaatgcagACAACAGGAACCATAAATATgctgtggaaaaataaataaatatgtagcAGTGAGACCAAAAGCCAACGGTAGACTATGTAAAAAGTGCGTAGTGCAGATGTGCATTGAGGCCCTGCAGTGAGCTGCTGTTGAGGAACGCGCACTGCAGCggggtagaagctgttcttgagtctagTGGGCCGGGCTTTCACAGTGCGGTACCGCtggttgggatcctgaatgaGGGATGGGGCTTTATTGCGACAGCGGATGGTGTGGATCTCACCGACGGGTGGCGAATTCCCCCCCTCCAACACGCGAGCTGATGGTTAGATTGCACGTCTTTATGGGCTTGCTTCTCGTGTTAAAGTTCGGCGCTCTCTGTTTAGATATCAAGAGCTGTGTCAGGCAGCATCTCTCTTTGTGTAATGGCGCTGGGGGGTCAGAAGACtgtgaaaacaaacaacagaCGGGCAGAAACGGCCCTGCAAATCACTCCAGAACAGCAAAGCGGATGTAATCATTAGATCACCTCACTTTATAGATCTTGGGTCCTGAGTCCAGTTCCAGATGGACGCCTTCTGTGCAgactttgcatgttcttcccagTCTAAGCACTCTTCCCACCTTTCACAGCTCTCAAGGACGTGTTGCAATGGATGTgggtcctgtccaggatgtggatcctgccttgcgcccccGTGTTTCCGGGACAGTGTCTGGGTGGACACGGCCCTTAGCGGAAATAACGGGCTCTCGGACAGCGGCTGGACGGGTCCCAAAGAGACGTCTCAACGCTTTCTTTTATTCAAGTGTTCGTGTATCCTGCCCTCTAATGGCCAATACGCAGCATGACATCCACCTAATTTGCTGGATTTTATTAATACAGCTTGGATACAAAATCGGCTTAGTTCTATTAGCTTGAAATATGGATCCCAGTTTGTGCTGGGGGGGGTGCCTTAAATTGTTAATCCTTCATCTTTACtctgcatttgattttttttttcattgctaaaGAAACCAACCCAGTTTTTCAAGGTTTCAATAATCTAATGTTGAGACTCTAAAATGCGTGAGGCTTCACGTTCCTTACAGTTGGTATGAACGTGAGATAAGATGGTTTGACCACTAAACCCCGCACCCCTGCAAGCAGCGGTCAGACTCATTGCGAGAGTCTTGCAGACTCTGCTCGTTTTGAAATTCAGTTCCAGTTCACCTATGGAGACCTAAAGGGTACACTTCTGCGACTGTGGGAAACGTAAGGAACCGTGTGGCAGTTCACATACTCGGGCGCCCTCGGGCGGTGACATTCGTGTACTGCAGTCGGCTGTAGCGCCCAAGGCGGCCCCTCACAAGCTCGGTgtggaattaataataataataataataataataataataataataataataataataataataataataataataataaggtgTTTTTTAGATTGAAGTATTTTGACGTTTTATTGTACTGTTTAGTAGAAAATttggaaaaagagcatttatttATAGTCAATTTATTAATCATTCTTGGTAAATTTCACATCCATAAATCCAAATTGTCTAATGATACTCCCCTTTTTAGTTCTTTTGAGGTGGAGCtgaaacactatttaaattctattaaaaatgtgagaaataataaagcacGGAAAACAtatgatatatgtaaaaaatacaagttAATTATATAACTTACTTATTACCTCTGGCGgttaactgtttatttttctgtttgtgtttattttcttgtaCCTAATTTGATCCTctgattgtatttgtatttgtaaattctttacaaatttaataaaaaaatctttaaaaaataataataataataataattgcttacacttatatagcgcttttctggacactcctctcaaaacgctgtacaggtaatggggatcccctccacccccaccagtgtgcagccccacctggttgatgcgacggcagccatagtgcgccagaacgctcaccacacatcagctctcagtggggaggagagcagagtgatgtagccaatttatTAGATCAACTGATAATTGATAGGAATTGATACCCTGAAGAGTTCTCCCCCTACATTTGCTTTCGTCCACCGGTTGCAAATAAATATCGGCTAAGGTCTCCTTGTGCTGGTGCTGTTAGAAAAAAGATCGAAACTAGTTTTTGTTTCTCgccggtaaaaaaaaaaggaatcccCCCTCCCTTCAAATCAGCTGATCGATTGTCCAGCTCGCGTCCGAGGAAGCGCCACAGTGGGTCGTTGTGACGCCGCGCGTGAAGATTCGGGGCGCCTCGGAGCGGGTCGGGCGGGGTCACCAGGATGACGGCCTTGACCGCACGCCTGCAGGGTGAGAGACCCTTAAATCGGACCCTTCTCACAACACCCTGCCCGCACCGGCGCCCGAGATTCACTTCtggcctgtctctgtctctttaCAAGTCTCCCTTTTGATCTTGAGATATTTAATGGCACGCGTGTCGCTGCGGTCATTACTGGGTGGCACCCAATCGGTCTGAGTACACTCGCGCGTTTTAAAGAAAGAGACGTCCACACCTCACTCGCCCTGGTCCTCGACATGTCTGCTGACATAAATGACACGGACACGCGTGACGCCTGCGCATTGCTCTCAGCAGGAGACGCGGAGAGCGCGCTCAGGAGCCTCCTGCAGGACGATGTCTTCGTGGATTTCTTCAACACGTTCCTTAACTTGCCAGTAAGTGTGTCCCCGCTACCCCAGTTGCTTTATTAAATAAACCAGTGTTTCCCTAGTTTTTTCCTATATAGGACATTAACCTTGGCAAATCACAACCTTGTGGTTTTGTTCTCTGCactgttctctgttttaaaatgacGTTTTCTGCCTAGGTGTTTGGACAAACCCCATTATACTTTCTGGGAGAGAATAAATGGGTCCTGTGTCCTGAAATCCCTCCTCAGCAGGTGATCCTAGCTCTTATTGATTAATGAGACTGTCAGCCAGGACGTGGCTCATACAATATCATTTAAGGTGTATTGTTTGATTTGGCAGAATTATATTTGCTAAATCTGGTAATCCCCCTGTGTTTTTACCATCATTACTACTGTCAAATGCACTTTGGAATCAGAGTAACAACACGTGAGACTGTAAATCGGCCCACTATATTCATCTCCGGTCAGAAAGCGATGTATTTTTCTACCACCACATTCATTGTTATGTGCCCCAAATAGAGATGTTTTGTGCTCAGTAATAAAATCAGGGCAGTACGCTAAACGTCCCATTTTCAGCCCATTGCACTAGCTCATACACATTTTCACACGTGGTTGTCTTGGTCTGGTCACGTCTGCTTGAACACGTAACGCAGAGCACAGATACAGCCTGGCTTTCAGCTCCTGGCTTAAATGGCCGACCGCATCCTTTCGGTCTGACTCGCTCTCAGGCAGACAGCTCTTTACTCCTGCGGTATCTTCCAGCGATGCCGGAGGGGACGAGGGGGGACGGGGGGGGTTTCAGACGAGTTCGGCGCTGACAGCTGCCTGAactctctgtctctcactcAGAAAGCGGCGACGGACAGGTTCGTCAGGTGGCTGGCCGAGCACCGCTACAGCTACTTCCAGAAAACAGAGTTATACCTCTATTACACCCTGTGCAAAGAATTCCTGCAGTTCCCAGAAGCCCAAGGGGAAGGTAAACGCCGAGCACCGTGCCAGTGGGAGGATAATGGCTGGGTCAGCTGGATCGGACGAGGTGCCGGGGTGGGTCTCTTGCGCCTCTGTCCTGCTTCAGGCACCTTTAGGAAACCGGGCAGTTTGAGATCTCGGTCAGCACTGACGGTCAGACACCGCGAGGGTGCGATCGAGCCCTGCCACGTGTTTGTCACGGTGCCGAGAGAGATGAGGGTCTCTCCGCTCGTGTGGAAGTACGCCAGGCGTGAACACCAGTGGAATGATACTGGATATCCTTCAGTCTGTGGCTGGCGAGCCGCTTGTGGCGCTGGTCATGGTGGCCTGGTAGCCAGTAGTCTAGAAAGGGGGAAATACAAGACGTGTTTTCTGCGAGTAACGGTACTTTGCACAGCCCCCCAGCTCTCCGGGCCCTGTGACGCCTCGGGCCTCGAACCTCGAGCCGGCGGGCCTGTCCGGTGGGCCCCGGCCGACCAGTGGCTGCTGAGACGATGCCTGGGCAGCGTGAGGGGGATGAGGCGGTTCTGCTCTTTCGTCAGGGGCTCCTGCGGTATGTGAGGAAGCCGCGGCCTCCGACCTTTAACCTCTTTACCCTCGCTGATAAGAATCTGTCCCCCGCAGCAGGGAGAGGAAGGCCGCAGGCGTTGCAGCTCTGCACGTTTCACACAGAGTGGTGAGGGCGGTAGGAGAGTTGCCCTTCGACTGGCGCGTGTTCAGGGTCTTCATCTCTGAGCTCCAGAAGGGTCGGGCCAGGCGCTCCCTGGTCGAGCTGGTGCGGACCTCGCTGACGCCCatcttctgtgtgtgtgtgtaggagaGGAGCTGCTGGCGTTCTGGCTGAGGGTGGAGCAGCTCCTGCTCGTCGACGAGCCCGGCGAGTCCCAGCGGCACCGGTACCGGGCCCGACTGGCCGTGCTGAAGGCCATGCACCTGTGCGAGGGCTCCAGTGTCGCAGCCACCTGTCGGGTCACTGCAGGTCGGGGAGATCTACCGGGCCTGCTGGTGCTGGGTCACCAGAACGCAAGCAGCACGATTAACACCATATCACAATTGACACCATTAAACGTGATTTAACGGTGATCAGAGGAGCAGATACAATACGACCTTCCCTTTTCTAAGGGAGGCCCCGGTGTTCTTTGCTTGTGCAGGCTCTTCGCCGCAGATTTCCTCCGGCGCCCCGCCCGGCAGCGAGCGGAGGGAGGTGCTGGCCCAGATGCAGGGCCGGGCCCTGCTCAGACTGCGCTGCTACTGGCTCCCTCGGTTCCTCACCCACTGCAGGCGGGGCCTGGCCCGGCTCCCGGAGAGCGGCGGGCTCCGGCGGGGGTACGAGCAGGGGGCCGCTGCCGGGGCGGCGCCGGCCCGGCCCGACCTGCCCCCCGGCCCGGCGGCGCTGGGGCAGCCCGGGGGCTGCGAGGGGGGGGCGTACTCCTCCCGGCGGACCAGGCAGCGCCTCTGGCGAGCTGCGGGCCGCACCGGCAGCAGCGGATCGAGGGGCCTCGAGGACGGAGACTTCTCGGGCCCCCAGTGGGTCCCTATGGGGGACCAGGGGGTCGGCGAGGGGGAGGTGGGGGTTCGCGCGGGCCGGGGGCGCTTTCTTCCCAGCAGGCCGGCACGCGGCGGCCGGCTGCTCGCGGCAGAGCCCTCTGGGGAGCCCGACGAATACACCCGCCCCCTTCCTGCTTTTGAAGCTCTGGCGTCCGCGGGGAGGGTCACGCCTGTGTGCCGCCTGCCCCCCATTCCGGCGGCGCCCCCCCCCGGGGGAGACCGCCGCGCCAGCGAGACCCTGCACTCCGCCCTCTCCGCGGACGGGCTCGCGGGCGGCCCCTTCCGGAGCTTCCTGGAGTCCCGGGGCCGGGCCCCCGAGCTGCTGGGCCTGGGCCTGTGGCAGGACATGGACAGCTTCCTGCACCTGCTGCTGAAGCTGCAGGACGGCTCGGGCCACACCCTCCGGCAGGTCATCGCCGAGAGGATCGTGGGAAAATACCTGAGCCAGGACGgtgcccagcggcccctccTGGAGAGGGACACCGCCAGGCAGCTGCGGAGACTCCTGCCCACTGGGCAAGTCACCCCCTGGATACATGTGGCCAGGAATGAGATCGCCAAGGTATAAACGCACGGATTCATATTTTTATCTTCTGGAGTCATTTAAGTTTGAGAGTTCTTTTGGAagcaaaaggctttttttttttcctccagcgTGCGGTGCATCGCTTGACGTCTGTCTGCTTTGCTGCACTCTTGCAGGTCCTCTGCTCCTCCTATGACGCTTTCCTGGACGACGAGGATGCGCAGTTCCTTTCCCTTGTGGTAACTCACCGATTGTCCGCTGACGGGGAATCCGCTCAGTGTGCTTCCACTCACAAGGTCTGCTGGGGGTCCGCCTCCTGGTGGTCGTAACTAGAGAACAGTCAATGCCGTTGACCATGAGATCTTGTCAGCTTTCTCAGAAACCCGCAGGCAGACAGCAAGCGTTTGCTCGTTTTTAACGTGTGGCGTTTCTGTTGCTTTTCTGTCGATTTTAATTACGGACGTTAAACCATAGTGCCAGCCAGGGAGCACAGCCGGGTTATTGGGCCTTAGTGGAATCTCTTTTTAGAAGCACCAACAGGCAAACGAAGGAAAATAAACGGAGGAGTAAAATGTATATTGCGGTGATGTGCATGATGTTTAATCCATGAACTCCTGCCAGGAGTCGTGCAGGAAATCCTGCTCTGCTTGTGTGCGAATTCGTACTGCTGCCGAGATTTATTCCGTGTAACTACCAAGCAGCTACTGCGTGTGCTGAATGTGTGTTAAGAAGTGAGACGTGATGAACTTGCTTGATTCCAAGCcggttctttttttaaagcctcTTCGGTGCTATTTTTATGGAGCACTACATAAAGCTAAGTAAACAGGAATAAAAAATCCCCGAACAAACAAGCGACAACATGCTCAGTCTGCAAGAGCTGGCCATAAAGAGATGTTTATAGGTTCGTAGAACGTGACATTGCTGATGTTCTGCAGTTAAAACAGGAGATAAAACCTGTGCGTTGCTCATTTCCGGGAATTAGGGCTATAAATGCTATACACAGTCTATCTGCGCCTTTTGATTGTGTTTTCTTCAGTGCTTGCCCCAGTGCAACAGCATTTTAAACCCTGTGAGGCCGAGAACCAGAGCTGCACTTCCCCCTGGTGGGGTGAAGCCAGAGCTACAGGTGAGGAGAATGAGAGAGGCCCTGGCGCTGTGCCAGGCCTGCTCCTTCTCGGGGGAGCCTGGCCTGTTGTCTGAGGACACCTGGGACTTAATGGCGCTGGAGGATGTCAGGAGAGGAGGATCGGTCCACCTGAACTACAGAAAGACCAGTGAGAAACgccgtctgttttttttttcttcagatttaTTCCTTTGCCACATTCCCATTTTAATGAATGAATTAAACCACCTCCAAAGTGAAGGTGAAAGGGATGCCTGTTTTTCGGGATCGGTCAGCGTCGTGGGGGGGTCCCTGGTTTCCTGGATGTGGCTGTTTCGGCCAACGTAAAAGAGGCGCCGCTGGGAagtgataataatgataatgtttgtTTATGAATTatcctatacaatttcttgcattaggaattcatcttttcgcccaccccagctttttctccatggagacacagacagggagagaagctgggggtcagaggacagggtctgccattgtacagttaGGGTTAAGTTAACTGACCTTTAAGGGTTAActgccctggagcagttggggttaagggccttgctcaggggcccaatggagtagaatttctctgccagccacgggatttgaaccagcaaccttccagtcacaggcgcagatcctgagccacagagccaccactccctCCCGAAAGCGTGAGCTCACCCCTCTTCCTGCGTCACATCCTGTGTGTCTGCTGCGGCCGCAGGTGTCCTGGACCTGCCCTTTGAGGAGCTGGCCCTGAGACACCCCAGGCTGGCTGCCCAGGAGCTCAGTAAGAACTACAGGCTGTTCTACACCAGAAAGCCCCTCCTGGGTACGCCCGCCCGCCCTCGTCGCGCCGCCTCCGACGTTCCTCACGGGGCAGGGAGAGGGTCTTCTGTGGGCGAAGGCGTGGGGGAGTGGGGGCCGTCGGGGAGACAGCGCGGGCCCCCCGGCTTCCACACGCATCTCCACAGCTCCAGTGGCACGGAGCCCCAAGGCGATGTGGAGGTCTCGGCTCAGGCCTCCGTCCGCCAGTGACACCGCGGGAGGAGGTCACCGTCTTCCCCCTGTCCCCCTTCCGGGGAAGGCGTGCCGGAGCCCCCTGTCCCGAGGGAGGAGGATGCAGGAAGGGACTGCAGGGCAGAAGGAGCTCTGTGACCCTGGGTTACCCCCTGCCTGGGTCCCACGGCGACGAACAAGGGCTGGGCTTGGGGGACGCAGGCTCCTGCCACAGGGCTGTCATTGCAGGGAGGTTACAAAGTCTATATCTGGGCCTTGTCGGGAATTAGCTGTGTGACGGGGcgagcagagtgcagttctcgAGCACGTGTGTTCCGGCGTCTGCAGGTTGTGTGCGGCAGCGAGTTGAATGGCGCGCTTCCTGCAAAGAGTGTGTCCCCTTTGGGTCAGCTCCCAAAACACACTCTGGGATTCATTTCAGTTCCTGTAAAGATAAGAAAGCCTGATGGTTTCCAAGCTGCTACACAGCTTCTACCTAACTGGAAAACACTGGGGGGGGGCTGAAAAGCACATACAATAGCAGCCAGTTAACTGAGAAAAGGTTCAACCAATTCTTGGAAACTGAAC is drawn from Lepisosteus oculatus isolate fLepOcu1 chromosome 9, fLepOcu1.hap2, whole genome shotgun sequence and contains these coding sequences:
- the LOC107078376 gene encoding regulator of G-protein signaling protein-like isoform X4 is translated as MSADINDTDTRDACALLSAGDAESALRSLLQDDVFVDFFNTFLNLPVFGQTPLYFLGENKWVLCPEIPPQQKAATDRFVRWLAEHRYSYFQKTELYLYYTLCKEFLQFPEAQGEAPQLSGPCDASGLEPRAGGPVRWAPADQWLLRRCLGSVRGMRRFCSFVRGSCGEELLAFWLRVEQLLLVDEPGESQRHRYRARLAVLKAMHLCEGSSVAATCRVTAGSSPQISSGAPPGSERREVLAQMQGRALLRLRCYWLPRFLTHCRRGLARLPESGGLRRGYEQGAAAGAAPARPDLPPGPAALGQPGGCEGGAYSSRRTRQRLWRAAGRTGSSGSRGLEDGDFSGPQWVPMGDQGVGEGEVGVRAGRGRFLPSRPARGGRLLAAEPSGEPDEYTRPLPAFEALASAGRVTPVCRLPPIPAAPPPGGDRRASETLHSALSADGLAGGPFRSFLESRGRAPELLGLGLWQDMDSFLHLLLKLQDGSGHTLRQVIAERIVGKYLSQDGAQRPLLERDTARQLRRLLPTGQVTPWIHVARNEIAKVLCSSYDAFLDDEDAQFLSLVCLPQCNSILNPVRPRTRAALPPGGVKPELQVRRMREALALCQACSFSGEPGLLSEDTWDLMALEDVRRGGSVHLNYRKTSVLDLPFEELALRHPRLAAQELSKNYRLFYTRKPLLASAKSKPVAASVFLKKTNLTFMKKGNSIVRRPSLRPRSLADVLRNPVNLDFFKRFLKAYNAHGALLFYQEVEKLRSVSKPRVLQARIVSIVDKFFSRHSDVEGSLQCDASIVSQIPKMRRVPLDVLFMAQELVVKSLEARWFQQYQDTFPPCSSTVSDTCDRAAVLKSKLKRVWSIFSRYIKTVCRFRSAMKDTPTRSEFEHYLRHNFRDFSESGTELVSAHDAAGEGDPSHLRRRVVNNKLIAAGFLVNDLSFCLETERFRSLADAGAVMASVGMYGESDQAVLQSKADMIIRLFLRSEIAPRLRINVSEVQREAVLQSFSQGKVDRGLFHSAFVTVFPNLVFCWKKFCSQKVMKTLYGDAREVKKKDVAVTPNYLYPTLQKDWHKKIKTILSVTDEFTTLRFTLHRGLQLILPQAKLDIKVCSSVIAPTKSPSHHLLVSPTSQAADRHAPPELQSKQREPVVQVHSSHQPRAEGTCAPQLA